In Oryctolagus cuniculus chromosome X, mOryCun1.1, whole genome shotgun sequence, a single window of DNA contains:
- the LOC100350526 gene encoding ATP synthase-coupling factor 6, mitochondrial: MVLQKLFRFSSVVRSAVAVHLRRNVGVTAVAFNKELDPVQKLFVDKIREYKSKRQASGGPADAGPSYQQDLEKELYKLKQMFGKADMNTFPTFKFEDPKFETIEKPQS; this comes from the coding sequence ATGGTCCTGCAGAAGCTCTTCAGGTTCTCCTCTGTCGTCCGCTCAGCAGTTGCAGTCCATCTGCGGAGGAACGTTGGTGTAACAGCAGTGGCATTTAATAAAGAGCTTGATCCTGTACAAAAACTCTTCGTGGACAAGATTAGAGAATACAAATCTAAGCGACAGGCATCAGGAGGACCTGCTGATGCAGGCCCATCATACCAGCAAGATCTGGAGAAAGAGCTTTATAAGCTGAAGCAAATGTTTGGTAAAGCAGATATGAATACGTTCCCTACCTTCAAATTTGAAGATCCCAAATTTGAAACCATTGAAAAACCCCAGTCCTGa